From the genome of Sulfuricella sp., one region includes:
- a CDS encoding HPr-rel-A system PqqD family peptide chaperone — protein MMWQAISGDALHIRFWNDEFVVYNSLSGDTHLLGASAAHILLKLQHTASDVATLAASLASLMQAEMDDEFLSQTEQLLAGLGKLALIEHS, from the coding sequence ATGATGTGGCAAGCGATTTCCGGTGATGCACTTCATATCCGTTTCTGGAACGATGAGTTCGTTGTCTACAACAGTCTGTCCGGGGATACTCATTTGCTGGGCGCTTCTGCCGCTCATATCCTGTTGAAACTACAACACACGGCATCGGATGTGGCCACCTTGGCCGCATCTCTCGCCTCTCTGATGCAAGCCGAAATGGATGACGAGTTTCTATCTCAAACAGAGCAACTTCTCGCCGGCCTTGGCAAGCTTGCATTGATTGAACATAGCTGA
- the thrC gene encoding threonine synthase, with protein sequence MKYLSTRGGMPPKTFTEILLGGLATDGGLTIPDAYPRLSKDELAAMRGMNYRDLAFEVIRRFADDIPAADLRAIVDKTYTADIFRSEDITPVKTLEPGLHILGLSNGPTLAFKDVAMQLLGNLFEYVLEQENAEINILGATSGDTGSAAEYAMRGKHRVKVFMLSPQGKMSPFQTAQMFSLQDPNIFNIAVKGVFDDCQDIVKAVSNDLEFKARHKIGAVNSINWARVTAQVVYYFKAYFAVTRSNDEEVSFSVPSGNFGNVCAGHIAKEMGLPIRKLIVATNENDVLDEFFRTGAYRPRPETRHTSSPSMDISKASNFERFVYDLVGRDPAVVKELWQKVDGGSSFDLSATPYFARVKDFGFTSGESSHANRLATIRHIYQKYGVMIDTHTADGVKVGLEHREAGIPLVCLETALPAKFEETIREALGCDPERPAELADLEKRPQRYEVMDSSADAVKRFIVAHCG encoded by the coding sequence ATGAAATATTTGAGTACCCGCGGCGGCATGCCGCCCAAAACCTTCACCGAAATCCTGCTTGGCGGCCTCGCCACCGATGGCGGCCTGACCATTCCAGACGCCTACCCACGGCTGAGCAAGGATGAACTGGCAGCCATGCGCGGCATGAATTACCGTGACCTGGCATTCGAGGTGATTCGCCGCTTTGCCGACGATATCCCTGCTGCCGATCTCAGGGCGATTGTCGATAAAACCTACACTGCCGATATATTCCGCAGCGAAGACATTACGCCGGTCAAAACGCTGGAGCCGGGCCTGCACATTCTCGGCCTGTCCAACGGCCCGACGCTGGCCTTCAAGGACGTGGCGATGCAGTTGCTCGGCAACCTGTTCGAGTATGTGCTGGAACAGGAAAATGCCGAGATCAATATTCTCGGCGCGACCTCCGGCGACACCGGCAGTGCGGCGGAATACGCCATGCGCGGCAAGCACAGGGTGAAAGTATTCATGCTCTCGCCGCAGGGCAAGATGAGCCCGTTCCAGACCGCGCAAATGTTTTCGCTGCAGGACCCGAACATATTCAATATTGCCGTTAAAGGCGTGTTCGACGACTGCCAGGACATCGTCAAGGCCGTTTCCAACGATCTGGAATTCAAGGCCAGACACAAGATCGGCGCGGTGAATTCGATCAACTGGGCGCGCGTCACAGCCCAGGTGGTGTACTACTTCAAGGCTTATTTTGCGGTGACGCGGAGTAATGACGAGGAAGTGTCGTTCTCGGTACCCTCGGGCAATTTCGGCAATGTTTGCGCCGGTCACATCGCCAAGGAAATGGGCTTGCCGATCCGCAAGCTGATCGTCGCCACCAACGAAAATGACGTGCTGGACGAGTTTTTTCGCACCGGCGCATACCGCCCCCGCCCGGAAACACGCCACACCAGCAGCCCTTCCATGGACATTTCAAAAGCGTCCAATTTCGAGCGCTTTGTTTACGACCTGGTGGGTCGTGACCCGGCGGTGGTCAAGGAGCTTTGGCAGAAGGTGGATGGCGGCAGCAGTTTCGACCTTTCCGCTACCCCGTATTTTGCCCGGGTAAAGGACTTCGGCTTCACCTCCGGCGAGAGCAGTCATGCCAACCGCCTCGCAACCATTCGCCACATTTACCAGAAATATGGCGTGATGATCGACACCCATACCGCCGATGGCGTCAAGGTGGGCCTGGAACACCGTGAAGCGGGCATCCCGCTGGTGTGCCTGGAAACTGCCTTGCCGGCCAAATTTGAAGAAACCATACGCGAGGCGCTGGGGTGTGATCCCGAGCGTCCCGCCGAACTGGCAGACCTTGAAAAACGGCCACAGCGCTACGAAGTCATGGATTCAAGCGCCGATGCGGTAAAACGTTTTATCGTTGCCCATTGCGGCTAA
- the hpnE gene encoding hydroxysqualene dehydroxylase HpnE encodes MAEELGRAAVIGCGFAGIAAAVKLAECGIPVTLFEAGKVLGGRARGVDYHGIRLDNGQHILLGAYHETLSLMDGVGVRDAVLRLPLALSVPGQFALRAPALPAPFHLLLGLLNARGLPFSERSSAIRFALRLRLMGFRLARDTSVASLLARHGQDGNIGRLLWEPLCLAALNTPMDQASAQVFLNVLRDSFSHARSDSDLVLPRVNLSALLPDAAASHIRNRGGKILTGFRIRQVDAVNQGFTLHWAGGSEMFSHVICATAPRHALPLISALPGLAPAAGLIRKFSYQPIATIYLQYPEQVQLPQPMLGLSGGWGQWVFDHGQTHGTPGLLAVIISTEGDWQHVPAEQMAARIAAELKQVFELTEPLWHKVIVEKRATFACAVGTERPDQKTGLKNFYLAGDYTASDYPATIESAVRSGVKCAALVSEAISN; translated from the coding sequence ATGGCTGAAGAGTTAGGACGGGCAGCCGTCATCGGCTGTGGCTTTGCCGGCATTGCCGCTGCGGTAAAACTTGCAGAATGCGGCATCCCGGTAACGCTGTTCGAAGCTGGAAAAGTGCTGGGTGGACGCGCACGTGGTGTCGATTATCACGGCATCCGGCTGGATAACGGCCAGCACATTCTGCTCGGCGCCTACCACGAAACGCTGAGCCTGATGGACGGCGTCGGTGTGCGAGATGCGGTACTGCGCCTGCCGCTGGCGCTTTCCGTACCCGGCCAGTTCGCACTCAGGGCTCCTGCCCTGCCTGCCCCGTTTCACCTGCTGCTGGGATTGCTGAATGCGCGGGGGCTACCGTTCAGCGAGCGCTCTTCCGCCATCCGCTTTGCGCTCAGACTCAGGCTCATGGGTTTTCGCCTGGCTCGGGACACCAGCGTGGCCAGCCTGCTGGCCCGGCACGGCCAGGACGGCAATATCGGCCGCCTGCTGTGGGAGCCGCTATGCCTGGCCGCTCTCAACACCCCCATGGATCAGGCGTCAGCACAGGTTTTCCTGAATGTGCTGCGCGACAGCTTCAGCCATGCGCGCAGCGATAGCGACCTGGTGCTGCCGCGCGTCAACCTGTCCGCATTGCTGCCTGATGCCGCAGCAAGCCATATCCGTAACCGGGGTGGAAAAATCCTGACCGGTTTCCGCATCAGGCAGGTTGATGCCGTCAATCAGGGCTTCACCCTGCACTGGGCAGGCGGATCGGAAATGTTCAGCCATGTCATTTGCGCCACGGCCCCCCGGCACGCCCTGCCGCTGATTTCCGCACTTCCCGGGCTTGCACCGGCTGCCGGATTGATACGGAAATTTTCCTACCAGCCCATTGCCACGATTTACCTGCAATATCCGGAACAGGTACAGCTACCGCAACCCATGCTGGGCTTGAGCGGCGGATGGGGACAATGGGTGTTTGATCATGGTCAGACGCATGGCACCCCCGGCTTGCTGGCGGTAATCATCAGCACAGAAGGCGACTGGCAGCACGTCCCGGCAGAGCAGATGGCAGCCCGGATCGCCGCCGAGTTGAAGCAGGTTTTCGAGTTGACCGAACCGCTCTGGCACAAGGTGATTGTAGAAAAACGCGCCACTTTCGCGTGCGCTGTCGGGACGGAGCGTCCGGATCAGAAAACAGGCCTGAAAAATTTCTACCTTGCGGGTGACTATACCGCGAGTGATTACCCCGCCACCATCGAGAGCGCGGTGCGCAGCGGGGTGAAATGCGCTGCGCTGGTCTCGGAGGCAATCAGTAACTGA
- the hpnD gene encoding presqualene diphosphate synthase HpnD, with protein MTPDQYCQEKAASSGSSFYNSFRFLPQQKRQAITALYAFCREVDDVVDECHEPQVAHAKLAWWREEISHTFAGKPHHLVGQALQPAIRAYDLPMEQFFEIIDGMEMDLNSNRYADFKALQLYCYRVASVVGLLAAAIFGYSNRQTTKYAHDLGLAFQLTNIIRDVGEDARRNRIYLPLDELQQFGVNEADILQSRETEEFTRLMAFQIKRARQYYSQAMAELPAEDRKTQMPGLIMAAIYQTLLDEIEADGCHVLKQKTSLPPLRKLWIAWRTWLKS; from the coding sequence ATGACGCCCGACCAGTATTGCCAGGAAAAGGCTGCCAGCAGCGGTTCCAGCTTTTACAACAGCTTCCGCTTCCTGCCGCAGCAGAAACGTCAGGCCATCACCGCGCTATATGCCTTTTGCCGCGAAGTTGACGATGTTGTCGACGAATGCCATGAGCCTCAGGTTGCTCACGCCAAGCTCGCCTGGTGGCGCGAGGAAATCTCCCACACCTTTGCCGGCAAGCCCCACCACCTGGTCGGCCAGGCGCTACAGCCAGCCATTCGCGCCTATGACCTCCCGATGGAGCAGTTTTTCGAGATTATCGACGGCATGGAAATGGACTTGAACAGCAACCGCTATGCCGACTTCAAGGCCTTGCAGCTCTATTGCTACCGGGTTGCAAGCGTGGTCGGACTCCTGGCGGCGGCAATATTCGGTTACAGCAACCGCCAGACCACAAAATATGCGCACGATCTCGGCCTGGCTTTCCAGCTCACCAATATCATCCGCGACGTGGGGGAGGATGCGCGCCGCAATCGCATCTATTTGCCACTCGATGAATTGCAGCAATTTGGCGTGAACGAGGCCGACATCCTGCAAAGCAGGGAAACCGAAGAATTTACCAGGCTGATGGCGTTCCAGATCAAGCGCGCCAGGCAATATTATAGCCAGGCCATGGCTGAACTGCCTGCGGAAGACCGCAAGACCCAGATGCCGGGGCTGATCATGGCAGCAATCTACCAGACCTTGCTGGATGAAATCGAAGCCGATGGCTGCCACGTCCTGAAGCAGAAAACCTCCCTGCCTCCACTACGCAAGCTCTGGATCGCCTGGCGGACATGGCTGAAGAGTTAG
- the hpnC gene encoding squalene synthase HpnC — protein MTDQHYENFPVASILLPPRLRQPVSIIYTFSRQADDFADEGDLDSATRLALLDGFRAELQRIAAGSEPETELFMQLAEIIAQYHLPVQLFHDLLDAFSQDVSKKRYAHFGEVMDYCRRSANPVGRLLLHLYGATDRRNLAYSDAICSSLQLINFLQDVEIDYRKDRIYLPQDEMEKYRIREDQIARADSGGAWSTFMLFQIERTRKLLQSGAPLGKILPGRIGLEMRMIIMGGESILRKLHKSRGDVFSQRPVLKTRDWAYMLYRSVLAR, from the coding sequence ATGACCGACCAACATTACGAAAACTTTCCTGTCGCCTCGATCCTGCTTCCACCGCGCCTGCGCCAGCCTGTCAGCATTATTTACACTTTTTCCCGCCAGGCGGACGATTTTGCTGACGAGGGCGATCTGGACAGCGCGACGCGCCTGGCACTGCTGGATGGCTTCCGTGCCGAGTTGCAGCGAATCGCCGCCGGTTCAGAGCCGGAAACGGAACTATTCATGCAACTGGCAGAGATCATTGCGCAATATCATCTGCCCGTGCAGCTGTTTCATGACCTGCTCGATGCCTTTTCCCAGGATGTGAGCAAAAAACGCTACGCGCATTTTGGTGAAGTCATGGATTACTGCCGCCGCTCCGCCAATCCGGTGGGCCGCCTGCTGCTGCATCTGTATGGTGCCACGGACCGCCGTAACCTGGCTTATTCAGACGCAATCTGTTCCAGCCTGCAACTGATCAATTTCCTGCAGGATGTGGAGATCGACTACCGCAAGGACCGCATTTACCTGCCGCAAGATGAAATGGAAAAATATCGCATCCGCGAAGATCAGATCGCCCGTGCCGACAGCGGCGGAGCCTGGAGCACATTCATGTTGTTCCAGATCGAACGCACGCGCAAATTGCTCCAGTCCGGCGCGCCGCTGGGAAAAATATTGCCGGGGCGGATCGGACTTGAAATGCGCATGATCATCATGGGAGGAGAATCCATTCTGCGCAAACTGCACAAATCCCGTGGCGATGTTTTCAGCCAGCGCCCTGTCCTCAAGACCCGTGACTGGGCCTACATGCTGTACCGCTCGGTTCTGGCCAGATAA
- a CDS encoding HprK-related kinase A codes for MNVSALTHSELGFRLGKAGIFIQTGSFITHLQTSIPGVAEGIGLLYADYPLLEQADFADFHVSLAPPRNLRRWFKPQVLFFFDGHPPFKPLPLDQAFPMFEWGLNWCVSSQANRYLIIHAAVVEKGGHAAILPAPPGSGKSTLCAALVNRGWRLLSDELALVRVSDGKIVPLPRPVSLKNESIDIIQQYEPDAVLSRKVSDTMKGTVAHMKVPAESIARAAETCRAAWVIFPKYQAGAAARLEALPQARAFMRVADNAFNYSLLGVKGFEAMAGLIDASLCYDFTYSVLDEAIETFAVLKPPAI; via the coding sequence TTGAATGTTTCTGCGTTAACACACTCAGAACTTGGGTTCCGGCTCGGAAAGGCCGGAATCTTTATCCAGACCGGCTCATTCATTACCCATCTGCAAACCTCGATCCCCGGCGTGGCTGAAGGTATCGGTTTGCTTTATGCCGATTACCCATTGCTGGAACAAGCGGATTTCGCTGATTTCCACGTCAGCCTCGCTCCCCCCCGTAACCTGAGACGCTGGTTCAAGCCCCAGGTCTTGTTTTTCTTTGACGGGCATCCCCCATTTAAGCCCCTGCCGCTTGATCAGGCGTTTCCGATGTTCGAGTGGGGGCTCAATTGGTGCGTGTCGAGCCAGGCCAACCGCTATTTGATCATCCATGCGGCCGTGGTTGAGAAGGGCGGTCATGCGGCCATTTTGCCCGCCCCGCCCGGCTCGGGTAAAAGCACGCTTTGTGCGGCATTGGTGAACCGCGGCTGGCGATTGCTTTCGGATGAGCTTGCCCTGGTGCGCGTCAGTGATGGGAAAATTGTCCCGCTTCCACGCCCTGTCAGTTTAAAAAACGAATCCATTGACATCATCCAGCAATACGAGCCAGATGCGGTTCTTAGCCGCAAGGTCAGCGACACGATGAAGGGCACGGTTGCCCATATGAAAGTGCCCGCGGAGAGTATTGCCCGCGCAGCGGAAACCTGCAGGGCTGCCTGGGTGATCTTCCCGAAATACCAGGCTGGCGCAGCTGCCCGCCTGGAAGCCCTGCCGCAAGCCCGTGCTTTTATGCGGGTCGCCGATAATGCTTTTAATTACAGCCTGCTGGGCGTCAAGGGCTTTGAAGCCATGGCGGGACTGATTGATGCCTCCCTATGCTATGATTTTACCTATAGCGTCCTGGACGAAGCCATTGAAACATTTGCTGTATTAAAGCCGCCAGCCATCTGA